A window of Leptotrichia wadei contains these coding sequences:
- a CDS encoding FAD-dependent oxidoreductase: MKKYDAVIIGFGKGGKTLAGFLAGKGQNVALIEKSDKMYGGTCINIGCIPTKKLVDSTKVLKNKGLSGIEEKERFYTKSINNKNTLIGALRGKNYEMLATKENIDIYDGFGSFVSKNVVNIESNGENVQIEGEKIFINTGSTTIIPGIKGLKESNYVYTSTSIMELKELPKKLTILGAGYIGLEFASMYADFGSEVTVIDLAQRLMPREDEEIADRAKAIFEAKGIKFLLESKIEEIIDKNGKGYVQISQGSSKSEIESDAILVAIGRKPNTEGLNLEAAGVKTDEKGAVIVDETLKTAADNIWAMGDVKGGLQFTYISLDDFRIIRDNLYNGGNRTVKDRNVIPYSVFVNPPLSRVGMTESEAIAKGYEVKTGRLEAMAIPKAKIEGVTDGLLKAVVDAKTDKILGCTLLCNTSHEMINIVAAAMKAEQKYTFLKDMIFTHPTMSEALNDLFGSVK; encoded by the coding sequence ATGAAAAAATATGATGCAGTAATAATTGGATTTGGAAAAGGTGGAAAAACTTTGGCAGGATTTTTAGCTGGGAAAGGTCAGAATGTTGCGTTGATTGAGAAATCGGACAAGATGTATGGGGGAACTTGTATAAATATTGGATGTATTCCTACGAAAAAACTTGTTGACAGTACAAAAGTTCTTAAAAATAAAGGACTAAGTGGTATTGAGGAAAAGGAGAGATTTTATACAAAAAGTATAAATAATAAAAATACACTGATTGGTGCATTACGTGGAAAAAATTATGAAATGCTAGCTACAAAGGAAAATATTGATATTTATGATGGATTTGGAAGCTTTGTTTCAAAAAATGTAGTTAATATTGAAAGCAATGGGGAAAATGTTCAGATTGAAGGGGAAAAAATATTTATAAATACAGGTTCGACTACAATAATTCCTGGTATAAAAGGACTTAAAGAAAGTAACTATGTATATACAAGCACTTCAATTATGGAACTAAAGGAACTTCCTAAAAAATTGACTATTTTGGGAGCAGGGTACATTGGGTTGGAATTTGCTTCGATGTATGCTGATTTTGGGTCAGAAGTTACGGTTATTGATTTGGCACAAAGACTTATGCCTAGAGAAGATGAAGAAATTGCTGATAGGGCAAAAGCTATATTTGAGGCAAAAGGAATTAAATTTTTACTGGAATCAAAAATTGAGGAAATTATTGATAAAAATGGAAAAGGATACGTGCAAATTTCACAAGGGTCAAGCAAGAGCGAAATTGAATCAGACGCAATTCTTGTGGCAATCGGAAGAAAACCTAATACAGAAGGTCTTAATCTAGAAGCAGCAGGAGTAAAAACTGATGAAAAAGGTGCGGTTATAGTTGATGAAACATTGAAAACAGCAGCTGATAACATTTGGGCAATGGGAGATGTGAAAGGCGGACTTCAATTTACATATATTTCTCTTGACGACTTTAGAATAATAAGGGATAATCTTTACAATGGAGGAAACAGAACGGTAAAAGACAGAAATGTAATTCCATACAGTGTATTTGTAAATCCGCCATTATCAAGAGTTGGAATGACTGAAAGCGAAGCGATTGCCAAAGGATATGAAGTAAAAACAGGAAGACTTGAAGCAATGGCAATTCCAAAGGCAAAAATAGAAGGTGTGACAGATGGACTTCTTAAAGCGGTTGTAGATGCAAAAACAGATAAAATATTGGGATGTACTTTATTATGCAACACTTCCCACGAAATGATAAACATTGTTGCAGCGGCTATGAAAGCTGAACAGAAATATACATTCTTAAAAGATATGATATTTACTCATCCGACAATGAGCGAGGCTTTGAATGACTTATTTGGAAGCGTGAAATAA
- a CDS encoding tetratricopeptide repeat protein: protein MKKIILILVSVLFLVSCSGGIPFSEEEKGALKKAKTEIAEMKKNPTMAEKEKILQKGLEVQEKYLRIGVVYFKSVEKDIPIADYYLARNYSARGEKEKALKWARKGSDRGVKEASAFAGQIYANQRDEMNARKYYIKAMDQGDYREDTLFRVWVYGERKEINSEVVEAFKRNLNKNIEVKNALAFYYQRHDYFDEAEKLYKELVNEKYPNAERLLGELYMWKKDYDKAEEWLLKESEKLFSHSEDNVKRIEEKRARLLRLLAEVYEMKGDYGKAENSLLKAKELAHKELALTSLAKLYEKQGKYNQALKINEELEELEKIEKQKKLNHKRNKKWRVL from the coding sequence ATGAAAAAGATAATTTTAATTTTGGTAAGTGTATTATTTTTAGTGAGCTGTAGTGGGGGTATTCCTTTCTCGGAGGAGGAAAAAGGAGCTTTAAAAAAGGCAAAAACGGAAATTGCTGAAATGAAGAAGAATCCGACAATGGCAGAAAAAGAAAAAATTTTGCAAAAGGGGCTAGAAGTTCAGGAAAAATATTTACGAATTGGGGTAGTGTATTTTAAAAGTGTGGAAAAGGATATTCCAATAGCAGATTATTATCTAGCAAGAAACTATAGTGCGAGAGGGGAAAAAGAAAAGGCACTCAAATGGGCAAGAAAAGGCTCGGACAGAGGAGTGAAGGAAGCAAGTGCATTTGCAGGACAGATTTATGCTAATCAGAGAGATGAAATGAATGCAAGAAAATATTATATAAAGGCAATGGATCAGGGAGATTATAGGGAAGACACCTTGTTTAGAGTGTGGGTGTATGGAGAAAGGAAAGAAATTAATAGCGAAGTGGTGGAAGCATTTAAAAGAAATTTAAACAAAAATATTGAGGTAAAAAATGCTTTGGCTTTTTATTATCAGAGGCATGATTACTTTGATGAGGCTGAAAAACTCTACAAGGAGCTTGTTAATGAAAAATATCCGAATGCAGAAAGACTTTTAGGAGAACTTTATATGTGGAAAAAAGATTATGACAAAGCTGAAGAATGGTTATTAAAGGAATCGGAAAAATTATTTTCACATTCAGAAGACAATGTAAAACGGATTGAAGAAAAAAGAGCAAGATTATTGCGTCTGTTAGCAGAAGTTTATGAAATGAAAGGAGATTACGGCAAGGCTGAAAATAGTCTTTTAAAAGCAAAAGAACTTGCACATAAGGAACTTGCATTAACGAGTTTAGCCAAATTATATGAAAAGCAAGGGAAATATAATCAAGCTTTGAAAATAAACGAAGAATTAGAAGAATTGGAAAAAATAGAAAAACAGAAAAAATTAAATCATAAAAGAAATAAAAAATGGAGAGTTTTATGA
- a CDS encoding TraX family protein: MKQKNIFLRGIDSFTLHILAILFMTLDHSWNVFFVNQNQIRMNLLGRLAFPIFAFMLVEGFYKTKNRSKYLKRIFIFAVISEIPFNLLLSTSIFESPSIFFPYNNVLWTFGIALYMLVLIEKIKNKDNLPVTVKIFGKIIISILAMFITRLIGSDYLEYGIMTVLVFYFFRSRKWWNFVAQVILLAWINIFLIPRYDFSFYLFGNKIYAPVQSFAIFSLVFIWLYNGKQGIHNKITKYMFYSFYPLHLLLIVMIYIFLKKYIIY; the protein is encoded by the coding sequence ATGAAACAAAAAAATATATTTTTAAGAGGGATAGATTCTTTTACACTACATATTTTGGCTATTTTATTTATGACATTAGACCATTCGTGGAATGTATTTTTTGTTAATCAGAATCAGATAAGGATGAATCTTTTAGGCAGACTTGCCTTTCCTATTTTTGCCTTTATGCTTGTAGAAGGATTTTATAAAACAAAGAATAGAAGTAAATATTTAAAGCGTATTTTTATTTTTGCTGTTATTTCAGAAATTCCTTTTAATCTTTTGCTAAGTACTTCTATATTTGAGAGTCCGTCGATATTTTTTCCATATAATAATGTTTTATGGACTTTTGGGATTGCTTTATATATGCTAGTTTTGATTGAAAAAATTAAAAATAAAGATAACTTACCTGTAACAGTAAAAATTTTTGGAAAAATTATTATAAGTATTTTAGCTATGTTTATTACACGTCTCATAGGTAGTGACTATTTAGAATACGGAATTATGACAGTTTTAGTATTTTATTTTTTTAGAAGTAGAAAATGGTGGAATTTTGTGGCTCAAGTCATCTTGTTAGCATGGATAAATATTTTTCTTATACCAAGATATGATTTTTCTTTTTATCTTTTTGGAAATAAAATATATGCACCAGTACAATCATTTGCAATATTTTCATTAGTTTTTATATGGCTCTATAATGGAAAGCAAGGTATTCATAATAAAATTACAAAATATATGTTTTACAGTTTTTATCCATTGCATCTTTTGTTAATTGTAATGATTTATATTTTTTTAAAGAAATACATCATTTATTGA
- a CDS encoding GTP-binding protein, whose protein sequence is MKKLRILVISGFLGAGKTTFIKEMVKSTKREYVIFENEFGDVNIDGEILRNNTEEMKENNQKNGNVELNVWELTSGCACCSTKADFISSLLVIDNTLNPDFLIVEPSGIAILSNILKNVTNTGYDRIKMFPPITIIDAGTYFKYKNKYDEIFIDQIKMAAHIQLSKVENMADEELQLIYEDIKSFNPNADIFTNDYHNQNTDYWNALFSGELVKTENSDLIDVKNKMQNMTYKNSYSDNPAILVSFLEKLISGFYGDINRAKGVFKGNDYNMHFDVVDTNYNITILEDSSENNAVFIGNPIDKELLIKELDEMKNLK, encoded by the coding sequence GTGAAAAAATTGAGAATACTTGTTATTTCTGGCTTTCTTGGAGCAGGAAAAACTACATTTATTAAAGAGATGGTTAAAAGCACAAAAAGGGAATATGTAATTTTTGAAAATGAATTTGGAGATGTAAATATTGATGGTGAAATCTTGAGAAATAATACTGAAGAGATGAAAGAAAATAACCAGAAAAATGGAAATGTAGAATTAAACGTATGGGAACTTACAAGCGGATGTGCCTGTTGCAGTACAAAGGCAGATTTTATATCTTCACTTCTTGTAATTGATAATACTTTAAATCCTGATTTTTTAATAGTCGAACCATCAGGAATAGCTATTTTGAGCAATATCTTAAAAAATGTGACAAATACTGGCTATGACAGAATAAAAATGTTCCCGCCAATAACAATAATTGATGCTGGCACATATTTTAAATATAAAAATAAATATGATGAAATATTCATAGACCAGATAAAAATGGCAGCACATATACAGCTTTCAAAAGTCGAAAATATGGCAGATGAAGAGTTACAGCTAATTTATGAAGACATAAAATCGTTTAATCCAAATGCTGATATTTTTACAAATGATTATCATAACCAAAATACGGATTACTGGAATGCGCTTTTTAGCGGAGAACTTGTAAAAACAGAAAATTCAGATTTAATAGATGTTAAAAATAAAATGCAAAATATGACTTATAAAAATTCATATTCTGATAATCCTGCAATTCTTGTATCTTTTCTGGAAAAGTTGATTTCAGGCTTTTACGGGGATATAAACAGAGCAAAAGGTGTATTTAAAGGCAATGACTATAATATGCACTTTGATGTGGTAGATACAAATTATAATATTACAATTTTGGAGGATAGTTCAGAAAACAATGCAGTTTTTATAGGAAATCCGATTGATAAGGAATTGTTAATAAAAGAGCTTGATGAAATGAAAAATTTAAAATAG
- a CDS encoding DUF4926 domain-containing protein — protein sequence MKNEDFMFDEYDVVKAKRKLSDKVLKNSIGTVVMIFPEFLNDYMVEFMEDEKTLDILVIKGD from the coding sequence ATGAAAAATGAAGATTTTATGTTTGATGAATATGATGTAGTAAAAGCAAAAAGAAAATTGTCTGATAAAGTTTTAAAAAATTCGATTGGAACAGTTGTGATGATATTTCCTGAATTTTTAAATGATTATATGGTAGAGTTTATGGAAGATGAGAAGACTTTGGATATTTTAGTTATTAAGGGGGATTGA
- a CDS encoding SEL1-like repeat protein, with protein sequence MNKYILLMLLCLLIGCRNQGNDVVIKDIDDVYFYLENKKNPEKAQLMARIAYELNKENYKEAEKYFLKVAKYDKTAYVSIADMYYEHIDENEGKKRYKIAFEKGNKKAGTILGMIAEDNNDYKKAEEWYKKSLDKENVLGYKSFATFLYKTNRKNEAEKYFIEAGNRKDADSMLYLIKIYYMKKDNEKLKYWQDKILNTKEIFRFDDEANDLLEYSLSKDRMDKEFFELYIKGEESILKKDYDTAEKYFLQMEKLKKEGILYTADFYYRFKDEKEKGMEKYKKAYENGLKKAAVFIGIIEHRNRNIDEAKKWYRIAANAEYTDSQIYLAQILEEEGYKLESFDLYLKAAELKDYRAIDYLLKYYYRGKKLKEIKEWVDVVKNSTKLKNYNEGQSGRIKQYEKFLKEKE encoded by the coding sequence ATGAATAAATATATTTTACTGATGTTGCTTTGTTTGTTAATAGGATGTAGAAATCAAGGAAATGATGTGGTAATAAAAGATATTGATGATGTTTATTTTTATCTGGAAAATAAAAAAAATCCTGAAAAAGCTCAATTAATGGCAAGAATTGCCTATGAATTGAACAAAGAAAACTATAAAGAAGCGGAAAAGTATTTTTTAAAAGTGGCAAAATATGACAAAACTGCTTATGTTTCAATTGCAGATATGTATTATGAACATATTGATGAAAATGAAGGGAAAAAGAGGTATAAGATAGCTTTTGAAAAAGGAAATAAAAAGGCAGGTACAATTTTAGGTATGATTGCTGAGGATAATAATGATTATAAAAAGGCGGAAGAATGGTACAAAAAATCATTGGATAAAGAGAATGTATTAGGATATAAATCTTTTGCTACATTTTTATATAAAACAAATAGAAAAAATGAGGCTGAGAAATATTTTATAGAAGCTGGAAATCGCAAAGATGCGGATTCGATGTTATACTTAATAAAAATATATTATATGAAAAAAGATAATGAAAAATTGAAATACTGGCAAGATAAAATATTAAATACAAAAGAAATTTTTAGATTTGATGATGAAGCAAATGATTTACTGGAATACAGTTTATCAAAAGATAGAATGGATAAAGAGTTCTTTGAGTTGTATATAAAAGGAGAGGAAAGTATTTTAAAAAAAGATTATGATACAGCAGAAAAATATTTTTTACAAATGGAGAAGTTAAAAAAAGAAGGAATTTTGTATACAGCTGATTTTTATTATCGTTTTAAGGATGAAAAAGAAAAAGGAATGGAAAAATATAAAAAAGCATATGAAAATGGTTTAAAGAAAGCTGCTGTTTTTATAGGAATTATTGAGCATAGAAATAGAAATATTGATGAAGCAAAAAAATGGTATAGGATAGCAGCGAATGCAGAATACACTGATTCACAAATATATTTAGCACAAATTTTGGAAGAAGAAGGTTATAAACTCGAATCTTTTGATTTGTATTTAAAAGCGGCTGAGCTAAAAGATTATAGAGCAATTGATTATTTGTTAAAATATTATTATAGAGGAAAAAAATTGAAAGAAATAAAAGAATGGGTAGATGTGGTTAAAAACTCAACAAAATTAAAAAATTATAACGAAGGTCAAAGCGGAAGAATAAAGCAGTATGAAAAATTTTTAAAAGAAAAAGAGTAA